From a single Apium graveolens cultivar Ventura chromosome 2, ASM990537v1, whole genome shotgun sequence genomic region:
- the LOC141708118 gene encoding uncharacterized protein LOC141708118 — MEYNVELKRSSSHQASNYMKEKAVSPQTNRSLRCPDKHKEEFFQQRIEQYPEFLRYADGKQMAQTKISGDQIPSQIDTKKDDELVKHMSNLPGYLQQTERGENVQEKALNFGVLDWKRLERWKYDEKLIPARGSKKLSSSNNALPEAGGTSIISSTAKRKTNTSQTKQLSSHGWRHNSAYEEELGVRSQRNVTEPRGHETIPRSTIDMIQNLRPREKFSGMKCCEISLGGEKWKESDCKAKSEKVTQSSSSGIHEFPVSLTDKGIETNSPEEGFDLATQVAINENIVLILPKSLSRNNFSEDMQLSEPRKVYDGNLAEAVERRFSSSFSSDELHSVETYSEISHSCPFPASGSTKFDSDTEQKNFVKPHGDESHTHRRLTNITIPTSDIEPLTTETPKNSGQDLSGGPAAKGRHPSPRRRFSFSSIGRMTKSFSLKEGLGVPQLNSSYSTVKSGPLGSLAFADFDKYNQGNASTVNRSRSSPLRRLLDPLLKPKEIHSTEFVKPSKIDLEPVNSNPLDTSELRQSQTCETSCVQALLQLTLKNGLPLYKLVVDNSSDIFAAAVKKLPTPEEDVPSLIYALYSVHEIKKKSGNWMSQGSKGKSSSLGYNVIGEIKVASSHLPGFSCQNTNYKNTVRESVLYGVDIEHEETETPKFVPSRELAALVIDNPNNTSDGGESDKRNEYFKNFDGKVREDSTNTTVIFPGGIHGLPNRGAPSPLLNRWRSGGSCDCGGWDVGCKLHILTNQDQISKNLRPLSSSAVEGLNLFVQGGHRDKKPIFSLSPFTGGVYSVDFDSSISLIEAFFIAVSFLSSEKLSNLFAVELEKENLAEPTNLMIKNPTTIQDEVPTSYVINPPSSPVGRV, encoded by the exons ATGGAATACAATGTAGAGCTCAAAAGGAGCTCAAGTCATCAAGCGTCAAACTATATGAAGGAAAAGGCCGTGTCTCCCCAAACAAATAGAAGTCTGAGATGTCCAGATAAGCACAAGGAAGAATTTTTTCAGCAACGCATTGAACAATACCCTGAGTTTTTGCGGTATGCTGATGGCAAGCAAATGGCTCAAACTAAGATTTCAGGCGACCAAATACCTTCTCAGATTGACACAAAGAAAGATGATGAGTTGGTCAAGCACATGTCTAATTTACCTGGCTATCTCCAACAAACTGAGAGAGGAGAGAATGTTCAGGAAAAAGCTCTGAATTTTGGTGTCCTTGATTGGAAACGTCTtgaaagatggaagtatgatGAGAAACTTATTCCTGCAAGAGGTAGCAAGAAATTATCATCTAGTAACAATGCTTTGCCTGAGGCTGGGGGGACGTCTATAATTTCTAGTACAGCTAAGAGAAAGACTAATACTAGTCAGACCAAGCAACTGTCCTCGCATGGTTGGCGTCACAACTCGGCCTATGAAGAGGAGCTAGGTGTTCGGTCTCAAAGAAATGTCACCGAACCCCGAGGTCATGAAACTATTCCCCGGAGCACCATAGATATGATACAAAACCTCCGGCCACGTGAAAAATTTTCTGGCATGAAGTGTTGTGAGATATCTCTTGGTGGGGAAAAGTGGAAAGAATCAGACTGTAAAGCGAAATCAGAAAAAGTAACTCAATCATCAAGCTCAGGGATACATGAATTTCCAGTTTCTTTAACAGATAAGGGTATAGAAACTAATTCACCAGAAGAGGGATTCGACTTGGCTACGCAAGTTGCTATTAATGAAAACATTGTTCTGATTCTACCAAAAAGCCTTTCCAGGAATAATTTCTCGGAGGATATGCAGCTTTCAGAACCCAGAAAGGTATATGATGGAAATTTGGCAGAAGCAGTCGAAAGACGATTTTCAAGCTCTTTTTCCTCTGACGAACTTCACTCGGTAGAAACCTACTCTGAAATTTCACACTCTTGTCCCTTTCCTGCTAGTGGTTCAACCAAGTTCGATTCTGACACGGAGCAAAAGAACTTTGTCAAACCTCACGGTGATGAATCTCACACTCATCGAAGGCTGACAAACATAACAATCCCAACTTCAGACATCGAGCCTTTAACTACTGAGACTCCCAAGAATTCAGGACAAGACCTTTCTGGAGGACCTGCTGCCAAAGGAAGACATCCATCACCTCGTCGACGGTTTAGCTTTAGCAGCATTGGAAGAATGACAAAAAGTTTCAGTTTAAAGGAGGGTCTTGGTGTACCACAGTTAAACTCTTCGTACTCTACAGTTAAGTCTGGACCTCTCGGATCATTAGCCTTTGCTGATTTCGATAAATATAACCAAGGCAATGCAAGTACTGTAAACCGGTCAAGGTCCAGCCCTTTAAGAAGGTTGCTCGACCCATTGCTAAAGCCCAAAGAAATACATTCTACCGAGTTTGTTAAGCCATCAAAAATTGACTTGGAGCCTGTTAACAGTAATCCCCTGGACACAAGTGAATTGCGTCAGAGTCAGACTTGTGAGACATCATGTGTGCAGGCTCTTCTGCAGTTGACACTAAAGAATGGACTCCCTCTTTATAAACTAGTGGTTGATAATAGCAGCGACATATTTGCTGCTGCCGTTAAAAAGCTGCCAACACCAGAAGAGGATGTTCCTAGCTTGATCTACGCACTCTACTCAGTTCATGAAATAAAAAAGAAAAGCGGAAACTGGATGAGTCAAGGGTCAAAAGGAAAAAGCTCTAGTCTTGGTTATAACGTCATTGGCGAGATAAAGGTTGCTAGTTCTCACCTTCCTGGTTTTAGCTGTCAGAACACAAATTACAAAAACACAGTAAGAGAGTCCGTTTTGTATGGTGTTGATATCGAACACGAAGAGACAGAAACTCCAAAATTTGTGCCAAGCAGAGAGCTTGCAGCTCTTGTCATAGATAATCCTAACAACACGAGTGATGGAGGAGAAAGTGACAAAAGAAATGAGTATTTTAAAAACTTCGACGGAAAAGTCAGGGAAGACTCCACCAACACTACAGTCATTTTTCCTGGTGGCATCCATGGTTTGCCTAATAGAGGAGCCCCCTCACCACTACTGAACCGATGGAGATCTGGTGGTTCGTGTGACTGTGGAGGATGGGATGTTGGTTGTAAACTACATATTCTCACCAACCAGGACCAGATCAGCAAGAACTTGAGACCTCTTTCTTCCTCCGCTGTAGAAGGTCTAAATCTTTTTGTTCAG GGCGGGCACAGAGACAAAAAGCCAATTTTCTCCCTGTCGCCATTTACAGGTGGCGTTTACTCTGTTGATTTTGATTCCTCAATCTCCTTGATAGAGGCGTTCTTCATAGCTGTCTCATTTCTTAGTAGTGAGAAACTATCCAACCTCTTTGCAGtagagttagaaaaggagaaCCTAGCTGAACCTACAAACCTTATGATAAAGAATCCAACTACAATCCAAGATGAAGTCCCGACAAGCTATGTAATTAATCCACCCTCGTCACCTGTTGGAAGAGTTTAA